The following coding sequences lie in one Gouania willdenowi chromosome 5, fGouWil2.1, whole genome shotgun sequence genomic window:
- the smarcc2 gene encoding SWI/SNF complex subunit SMARCC2 isoform X2, whose amino-acid sequence MAVRKKDGGPNVKYFEASDTVSQFDNVRVWLGKNYKKYIQAEPPTNKSLSSLVVQLLQFQEEVFGRHVSNPPLTKLPMKCFLDFKSGGALCNILAAAYKFKSDQGWRRFDFQNPSRMDRNVEMFMTIEKSLVQNNCLARPVIYLSSDIEAKLLGKLKDIIKRHQGSVTEDKASSSHVVLPIPSSLEEEEWVRPVMKRDKQMLLHWGYFPDSYDTWISASEVEAAVEDPPSPEKPRKVHAKWILDLDQYNEWMNEEDYEVGEGCPKRKRISAKTLTDEVTTPDERRDKKPGSAKKRKRSPSPSPTPPPQESKKKNTKKGPTTPYTKSKRGQREEEPEDATKDLDEASPIPASEEGNPAKTNNAKKDSDSTPVKGGTDMDEQEDESMETTGKEEEEGSPSVKGEPIKGSDLHEDNVTEQTHHIIIPSYAAWFDYNSVHAIERRALPEFFNGKNKSKTPEIYLAYRNFMIDTYRLNPQEYLTSTACRRNLAGDVCAIMRVHAFLEQWGLINYQVDSESRPTPMGPPPTSHFHVLADTPSSLVPLQPKASQTPSSQQIMSFSEKVKDKPSDLQNFGLRTDMYSKKTGCVKSKSSASSMREWTEQETLLLLEGLEMYKDDWNKVSEHVGSRTQDECILHFLRLPIEDPYLEESSSTLGPLAYQPVPFSQAGNPVMSTVAFLASVVDPRVASAAAKSALEEFSRMKEEVPSALVEAHVRRVEEAARVSGRQDPLYGLEGSGIAGTVLEEGERPEESSDESKSDGQSNEEKKEPKDSKDGAVEDEEKQTENGKKKEEERGREAEAERETDKTESETDGEKEKDSKEGTDEAQRDGESDGERKAKVERDVGEGNLATAAASALAAAAVKAKHLAAVEERKIKSLVALLVETQMKKLEIKLRHFEELETIMDREREALEYQRQQLLADRQSFHMEQLKYAEMRARQQHFQQIQHQQHSQAGAPHSNQAPSGPTAQASSANQQSSSTPAAQPAPSPAPPASAPAPESQPTTGAHSSPSGPPGQAPSAHSSSSTTPVHHESNASLPGETLHPSAPAAAPQ is encoded by the exons ATGGCGGTGCGGAAGAAAGACGGCGGCCCGAATGTAAAATATTTCGAAGCATCGGACACCGTTTCCCAGTTTGATAATGTCCGCGTCTGGCTGGGGAAGAATTACAAAAAG TACATCCAGGCCGAGCCACCGACCAATAAGTCTCTGTCCAGCCTGGTGGTCCAGCTGCTGCAGTTCCAGGAGGAGGTTTTTGGTCGGCATGTCAGCAACCCTCCACTCACCAAGCTGCCA ATGAAGTGTTTCCTGGACTTTAAGTCAGGTGGGGCGCTCTGCAACATCTTGGCTGCTGCGTACAAGTTCAAGAGTGACCAAGGATG GCGCAGGTTTGACTTCCAGAATCCATCGAGGATGGACCGGAATGTGGAGATGTTCATGACCATCGAGAAGTCCTTAGTGCAG AACAACTGCCTTGCGCGGCCTGTCATCTACCTGAGTTCTGACATCGAGGCAAAACTTCTTGGAAAACTAAAAGACATCATCAAAAGACATCAG GGCTCAGTGACTGAGGACAAGGCCTCCAGCTCTCATGTTGTGTTGCCCATTCCTTCCAGTCTGGAGGAAG AGGAGTGGGTGCGTCCTGTGATGAAGCGAGACAAACAAATGCTGCTCCACTGGGGATACTTTCCTGACAG TTATGACACCTGGATTTCAGCTAGTGAAGTTGAAGCTGCTGTTGAGGATCCCCCCAGTCCAGAGAAGCCCAGGAAG gTCCATGCTAAGTGGATTTTAGATCTGGACCAGTACAATGAGTGGATGAACGAGGAGGACTATGAGGTAGGAGAGGGCTGTCCAAAGAGGAAAAGGATCTCAGCCAAGACACTAACAGACGAGGTTACCACACCTGACGAGCGGCGTGACAAGAAGCCTGGTAGTGCCAAGAAAAGAAAGCGCTCACCGTCGCCATCCCCGACTCCTCCACCTCAAGAGAGCAAGAAGAAGAATACCAAAAAAGG GCCAACAACTCCATACACCAAGTCTAAACGTGgccagagggaggaggagccagaGGATGCAACCAAGGACCTGGATGAAGCATCGCCTATTCCCGCCTCTGAAGAGGGAAACCCAGCTAAGACAA ATAACGCCAAGAAGGACTCTGATTCGACCCCGGTTAAAGGAGGGACGGACATGG ATGAGCAAGAGGACGAGTCAATGGAAACAACTGGAAAG gaagaggaggagggctCTCCCAGTGTGAAAGGGGAACCTATTAAAGGTTCAGACCTTCATGAGGACAACGTGACTGAGCAAACACACCACATCATTATACCAAGCTATGCAGCTTGGTTTGACTACAACAG TGTTCATGCCATCGAGCGCCGAGCCCTGCCCGAGTTTTTCAACGGGAAGAATAAATCCAAAACCCCTGAGAT TTATCTGGCCTACAGGAACTTCATGATTGACACGTACCGACTGAACCCACAGGAGTATCTGACCTCCACCGCCTGCCGCAGGAACCTGGCAGGAGATGTTTGTGCAATCATGAG GGTCCATGCCTTTCTGGAGCAGTGGGGTCTCATTAACTACCAGGTGGACTCTGAGAGCCGGCCCACACCCATGGGTCCTCCTCCCACCTCTCACTTTCACGTCCTGGCTGACACTCCATCCAGCCTGGTGCCCCTGCAGCCCAAGGCCTCTCAG ACGCCGAGCTCTCAGCAGAttatgtcattttctgaaaaagtAAAGGACAAGCCATCAGATCTGCAAAACTTTGGTCTGCGGACTGACATGTATAGCAAGAAAACTGGATGTGTTAAG AGCAAGAGTTCAGCGAGCTCCATGAGGGAGTGGACAGAGCAGGAAACACTACTTCTTCTTGAG GGCTTAGAGATGTACAAGGACGACTGGAACAAAGTGTCCGAACACGTCGGCAGTCGTACGCAGGACGAGTGTATCCTGCATTTCTTGAGGTTGCCCATTGAAGACCCCTATCTGGAGGAGAGCTCCTCAACACTGGGCCCGCTGGCCTACCAGCCGGTGCCTTTCAGTCAAGCAGGAAACCCCGTCATGAGCACCGTGGCCTTCCTCGCCTCTGTAGTCGACCCCCGCGTGGCGTCAGCAGCAGCCAAATCTGCTCTTG AGGAATTCTCTCGTATGAAGGAGGAGGTTCCCTCTGCTCTTGTCGAGGCTCATGTTCGTCGGGTGGAGGAGGCTGCGAGGGTCAGCGGTCGACAGGACCCTCTGTACGGCCTGGAGGGCAGTGGCATCGCAGGAACCGTCCTCGAAGAGGGAGAGAGACCTG AAGAAAGCAGTGATGAAAGTAAGAGTGATGGCCAATCAAATGAGGAGAAGAAAGAGCCCAAG GACAGTAAAGACGGAGCAGTAGAGGACGAAGAGAAGCAaacagaaaatggaaaaaagaaggaggaagaaagaggaagagaggCGGAGGCTGAGAGGGAGACGGACAAAACCGAGTCTGAGACAG ATGGAGAAAAGGAGAAGGATAGTAAAGAAGGGACAGATGAAGCACAGCGAGATGGAGAAAGTGACGGAGAGAGGAAGGCAAAGGTGGAGCGTGATGTTGGAGAGGGGAACCTGGCCACTGCTGCTGCGTCTGCTCTGGCAGCTGCTGCTGTCAAAGCCAAG CACTTGGCTGCAGTGGAAGAGAGGAAGATCAAATCTCTGGTGGCTCTGCTGGTGGAGACTCAAATGAAGAAGCTCGAGATTAAACTGCGACACTTTGAAGAACTGGAAACCATCATGGACCGTGAGCGGGAGGCT CTGGAGTACCAACGGCAGCAGCTGCTGGCTGACCGTCAGTCCTTCCACATGGAGCAGCTGAAGTACGCTGAGATGAGGGCCCGTCAGCAGCACTTCCAGCAGATCCAGCACCAGCAGCACAGCCAGGCAGGAGCACCCCACTCCAACCAGGCCCCCTCCGGCCCGACCGCTCAGGCCTCATCTGCAAATCAGCAGTCCTCCAGCACACCAGCAGCGCAGCCAGCCCCCAGCCCCGCACCACCAGCCTCGGCCCCAGCTCCAGAGTCCCAGCCTACTACAGGCGCTCACAGCTCGCCCTCCGGCCCCCCCGGCCAGGCCCCGTCTGCTCACTCCAGTTCCAGCACCACACCTGTCCACCATG AGTCCAATGCGTCGCTTCCTGGAGAGACGCTTCACCCctctgctcctgctgctgcgcCGCAGTGA
- the smarcc2 gene encoding SWI/SNF complex subunit SMARCC2 isoform X3, with translation MAVRKKDGGPNVKYFEASDTVSQFDNVRVWLGKNYKKYIQAEPPTNKSLSSLVVQLLQFQEEVFGRHVSNPPLTKLPMKCFLDFKSGGALCNILAAAYKFKSDQGWFDFQNPSRMDRNVEMFMTIEKSLVQNNCLARPVIYLSSDIEAKLLGKLKDIIKRHQGSVTEDKASSSHVVLPIPSSLEEEEWVRPVMKRDKQMLLHWGYFPDSYDTWISASEVEAAVEDPPSPEKPRKVHAKWILDLDQYNEWMNEEDYEVGEGCPKRKRISAKTLTDEVTTPDERRDKKPGSAKKRKRSPSPSPTPPPQESKKKNTKKGPTTPYTKSKRGQREEEPEDATKDLDEASPIPASEEGNPAKTNNAKKDSDSTPVKGGTDMDEQEDESMETTGKEEEEGSPSVKGEPIKGSDLHEDNVTEQTHHIIIPSYAAWFDYNSVHAIERRALPEFFNGKNKSKTPEIYLAYRNFMIDTYRLNPQEYLTSTACRRNLAGDVCAIMRVHAFLEQWGLINYQVDSESRPTPMGPPPTSHFHVLADTPSSLVPLQPKASQTPSSQQIMSFSEKVKDKPSDLQNFGLRTDMYSKKTGCVKSKSSASSMREWTEQETLLLLEGLEMYKDDWNKVSEHVGSRTQDECILHFLRLPIEDPYLEESSSTLGPLAYQPVPFSQAGNPVMSTVAFLASVVDPRVASAAAKSALEEFSRMKEEVPSALVEAHVRRVEEAARVSGRQDPLYGLEGSGIAGTVLEEGERPEESSDESKSDGQSNEEKKEPKDSKDGAVEDEEKQTENGKKKEEERGREAEAERETDKTESETGDGEKEKDSKEGTDEAQRDGESDGERKAKVERDVGEGNLATAAASALAAAAVKAKHLAAVEERKIKSLVALLVETQMKKLEIKLRHFEELETIMDREREALEYQRQQLLADRQSFHMEQLKYAEMRARQQHFQQIQHQQHSQAGAPHSNQAPSGPTAQASSANQQSSSTPAAQPAPSPAPPASAPAPESQPTTGAHSSPSGPPGQAPSAHSSSSTTPVHHESNASLPGETLHPSAPAAAPQ, from the exons ATGGCGGTGCGGAAGAAAGACGGCGGCCCGAATGTAAAATATTTCGAAGCATCGGACACCGTTTCCCAGTTTGATAATGTCCGCGTCTGGCTGGGGAAGAATTACAAAAAG TACATCCAGGCCGAGCCACCGACCAATAAGTCTCTGTCCAGCCTGGTGGTCCAGCTGCTGCAGTTCCAGGAGGAGGTTTTTGGTCGGCATGTCAGCAACCCTCCACTCACCAAGCTGCCA ATGAAGTGTTTCCTGGACTTTAAGTCAGGTGGGGCGCTCTGCAACATCTTGGCTGCTGCGTACAAGTTCAAGAGTGACCAAGGATG GTTTGACTTCCAGAATCCATCGAGGATGGACCGGAATGTGGAGATGTTCATGACCATCGAGAAGTCCTTAGTGCAG AACAACTGCCTTGCGCGGCCTGTCATCTACCTGAGTTCTGACATCGAGGCAAAACTTCTTGGAAAACTAAAAGACATCATCAAAAGACATCAG GGCTCAGTGACTGAGGACAAGGCCTCCAGCTCTCATGTTGTGTTGCCCATTCCTTCCAGTCTGGAGGAAG AGGAGTGGGTGCGTCCTGTGATGAAGCGAGACAAACAAATGCTGCTCCACTGGGGATACTTTCCTGACAG TTATGACACCTGGATTTCAGCTAGTGAAGTTGAAGCTGCTGTTGAGGATCCCCCCAGTCCAGAGAAGCCCAGGAAG gTCCATGCTAAGTGGATTTTAGATCTGGACCAGTACAATGAGTGGATGAACGAGGAGGACTATGAGGTAGGAGAGGGCTGTCCAAAGAGGAAAAGGATCTCAGCCAAGACACTAACAGACGAGGTTACCACACCTGACGAGCGGCGTGACAAGAAGCCTGGTAGTGCCAAGAAAAGAAAGCGCTCACCGTCGCCATCCCCGACTCCTCCACCTCAAGAGAGCAAGAAGAAGAATACCAAAAAAGG GCCAACAACTCCATACACCAAGTCTAAACGTGgccagagggaggaggagccagaGGATGCAACCAAGGACCTGGATGAAGCATCGCCTATTCCCGCCTCTGAAGAGGGAAACCCAGCTAAGACAA ATAACGCCAAGAAGGACTCTGATTCGACCCCGGTTAAAGGAGGGACGGACATGG ATGAGCAAGAGGACGAGTCAATGGAAACAACTGGAAAG gaagaggaggagggctCTCCCAGTGTGAAAGGGGAACCTATTAAAGGTTCAGACCTTCATGAGGACAACGTGACTGAGCAAACACACCACATCATTATACCAAGCTATGCAGCTTGGTTTGACTACAACAG TGTTCATGCCATCGAGCGCCGAGCCCTGCCCGAGTTTTTCAACGGGAAGAATAAATCCAAAACCCCTGAGAT TTATCTGGCCTACAGGAACTTCATGATTGACACGTACCGACTGAACCCACAGGAGTATCTGACCTCCACCGCCTGCCGCAGGAACCTGGCAGGAGATGTTTGTGCAATCATGAG GGTCCATGCCTTTCTGGAGCAGTGGGGTCTCATTAACTACCAGGTGGACTCTGAGAGCCGGCCCACACCCATGGGTCCTCCTCCCACCTCTCACTTTCACGTCCTGGCTGACACTCCATCCAGCCTGGTGCCCCTGCAGCCCAAGGCCTCTCAG ACGCCGAGCTCTCAGCAGAttatgtcattttctgaaaaagtAAAGGACAAGCCATCAGATCTGCAAAACTTTGGTCTGCGGACTGACATGTATAGCAAGAAAACTGGATGTGTTAAG AGCAAGAGTTCAGCGAGCTCCATGAGGGAGTGGACAGAGCAGGAAACACTACTTCTTCTTGAG GGCTTAGAGATGTACAAGGACGACTGGAACAAAGTGTCCGAACACGTCGGCAGTCGTACGCAGGACGAGTGTATCCTGCATTTCTTGAGGTTGCCCATTGAAGACCCCTATCTGGAGGAGAGCTCCTCAACACTGGGCCCGCTGGCCTACCAGCCGGTGCCTTTCAGTCAAGCAGGAAACCCCGTCATGAGCACCGTGGCCTTCCTCGCCTCTGTAGTCGACCCCCGCGTGGCGTCAGCAGCAGCCAAATCTGCTCTTG AGGAATTCTCTCGTATGAAGGAGGAGGTTCCCTCTGCTCTTGTCGAGGCTCATGTTCGTCGGGTGGAGGAGGCTGCGAGGGTCAGCGGTCGACAGGACCCTCTGTACGGCCTGGAGGGCAGTGGCATCGCAGGAACCGTCCTCGAAGAGGGAGAGAGACCTG AAGAAAGCAGTGATGAAAGTAAGAGTGATGGCCAATCAAATGAGGAGAAGAAAGAGCCCAAG GACAGTAAAGACGGAGCAGTAGAGGACGAAGAGAAGCAaacagaaaatggaaaaaagaaggaggaagaaagaggaagagaggCGGAGGCTGAGAGGGAGACGGACAAAACCGAGTCTGAGACAG GAGATGGAGAAAAGGAGAAGGATAGTAAAGAAGGGACAGATGAAGCACAGCGAGATGGAGAAAGTGACGGAGAGAGGAAGGCAAAGGTGGAGCGTGATGTTGGAGAGGGGAACCTGGCCACTGCTGCTGCGTCTGCTCTGGCAGCTGCTGCTGTCAAAGCCAAG CACTTGGCTGCAGTGGAAGAGAGGAAGATCAAATCTCTGGTGGCTCTGCTGGTGGAGACTCAAATGAAGAAGCTCGAGATTAAACTGCGACACTTTGAAGAACTGGAAACCATCATGGACCGTGAGCGGGAGGCT CTGGAGTACCAACGGCAGCAGCTGCTGGCTGACCGTCAGTCCTTCCACATGGAGCAGCTGAAGTACGCTGAGATGAGGGCCCGTCAGCAGCACTTCCAGCAGATCCAGCACCAGCAGCACAGCCAGGCAGGAGCACCCCACTCCAACCAGGCCCCCTCCGGCCCGACCGCTCAGGCCTCATCTGCAAATCAGCAGTCCTCCAGCACACCAGCAGCGCAGCCAGCCCCCAGCCCCGCACCACCAGCCTCGGCCCCAGCTCCAGAGTCCCAGCCTACTACAGGCGCTCACAGCTCGCCCTCCGGCCCCCCCGGCCAGGCCCCGTCTGCTCACTCCAGTTCCAGCACCACACCTGTCCACCATG AGTCCAATGCGTCGCTTCCTGGAGAGACGCTTCACCCctctgctcctgctgctgcgcCGCAGTGA
- the smarcc2 gene encoding SWI/SNF complex subunit SMARCC2 isoform X1: protein MAVRKKDGGPNVKYFEASDTVSQFDNVRVWLGKNYKKYIQAEPPTNKSLSSLVVQLLQFQEEVFGRHVSNPPLTKLPMKCFLDFKSGGALCNILAAAYKFKSDQGWRRFDFQNPSRMDRNVEMFMTIEKSLVQNNCLARPVIYLSSDIEAKLLGKLKDIIKRHQGSVTEDKASSSHVVLPIPSSLEEEEWVRPVMKRDKQMLLHWGYFPDSYDTWISASEVEAAVEDPPSPEKPRKVHAKWILDLDQYNEWMNEEDYEVGEGCPKRKRISAKTLTDEVTTPDERRDKKPGSAKKRKRSPSPSPTPPPQESKKKNTKKGPTTPYTKSKRGQREEEPEDATKDLDEASPIPASEEGNPAKTNNAKKDSDSTPVKGGTDMDEQEDESMETTGKEEEEGSPSVKGEPIKGSDLHEDNVTEQTHHIIIPSYAAWFDYNSVHAIERRALPEFFNGKNKSKTPEIYLAYRNFMIDTYRLNPQEYLTSTACRRNLAGDVCAIMRVHAFLEQWGLINYQVDSESRPTPMGPPPTSHFHVLADTPSSLVPLQPKASQTPSSQQIMSFSEKVKDKPSDLQNFGLRTDMYSKKTGCVKSKSSASSMREWTEQETLLLLEGLEMYKDDWNKVSEHVGSRTQDECILHFLRLPIEDPYLEESSSTLGPLAYQPVPFSQAGNPVMSTVAFLASVVDPRVASAAAKSALEEFSRMKEEVPSALVEAHVRRVEEAARVSGRQDPLYGLEGSGIAGTVLEEGERPEESSDESKSDGQSNEEKKEPKDSKDGAVEDEEKQTENGKKKEEERGREAEAERETDKTESETGDGEKEKDSKEGTDEAQRDGESDGERKAKVERDVGEGNLATAAASALAAAAVKAKHLAAVEERKIKSLVALLVETQMKKLEIKLRHFEELETIMDREREALEYQRQQLLADRQSFHMEQLKYAEMRARQQHFQQIQHQQHSQAGAPHSNQAPSGPTAQASSANQQSSSTPAAQPAPSPAPPASAPAPESQPTTGAHSSPSGPPGQAPSAHSSSSTTPVHHESNASLPGETLHPSAPAAAPQ from the exons ATGGCGGTGCGGAAGAAAGACGGCGGCCCGAATGTAAAATATTTCGAAGCATCGGACACCGTTTCCCAGTTTGATAATGTCCGCGTCTGGCTGGGGAAGAATTACAAAAAG TACATCCAGGCCGAGCCACCGACCAATAAGTCTCTGTCCAGCCTGGTGGTCCAGCTGCTGCAGTTCCAGGAGGAGGTTTTTGGTCGGCATGTCAGCAACCCTCCACTCACCAAGCTGCCA ATGAAGTGTTTCCTGGACTTTAAGTCAGGTGGGGCGCTCTGCAACATCTTGGCTGCTGCGTACAAGTTCAAGAGTGACCAAGGATG GCGCAGGTTTGACTTCCAGAATCCATCGAGGATGGACCGGAATGTGGAGATGTTCATGACCATCGAGAAGTCCTTAGTGCAG AACAACTGCCTTGCGCGGCCTGTCATCTACCTGAGTTCTGACATCGAGGCAAAACTTCTTGGAAAACTAAAAGACATCATCAAAAGACATCAG GGCTCAGTGACTGAGGACAAGGCCTCCAGCTCTCATGTTGTGTTGCCCATTCCTTCCAGTCTGGAGGAAG AGGAGTGGGTGCGTCCTGTGATGAAGCGAGACAAACAAATGCTGCTCCACTGGGGATACTTTCCTGACAG TTATGACACCTGGATTTCAGCTAGTGAAGTTGAAGCTGCTGTTGAGGATCCCCCCAGTCCAGAGAAGCCCAGGAAG gTCCATGCTAAGTGGATTTTAGATCTGGACCAGTACAATGAGTGGATGAACGAGGAGGACTATGAGGTAGGAGAGGGCTGTCCAAAGAGGAAAAGGATCTCAGCCAAGACACTAACAGACGAGGTTACCACACCTGACGAGCGGCGTGACAAGAAGCCTGGTAGTGCCAAGAAAAGAAAGCGCTCACCGTCGCCATCCCCGACTCCTCCACCTCAAGAGAGCAAGAAGAAGAATACCAAAAAAGG GCCAACAACTCCATACACCAAGTCTAAACGTGgccagagggaggaggagccagaGGATGCAACCAAGGACCTGGATGAAGCATCGCCTATTCCCGCCTCTGAAGAGGGAAACCCAGCTAAGACAA ATAACGCCAAGAAGGACTCTGATTCGACCCCGGTTAAAGGAGGGACGGACATGG ATGAGCAAGAGGACGAGTCAATGGAAACAACTGGAAAG gaagaggaggagggctCTCCCAGTGTGAAAGGGGAACCTATTAAAGGTTCAGACCTTCATGAGGACAACGTGACTGAGCAAACACACCACATCATTATACCAAGCTATGCAGCTTGGTTTGACTACAACAG TGTTCATGCCATCGAGCGCCGAGCCCTGCCCGAGTTTTTCAACGGGAAGAATAAATCCAAAACCCCTGAGAT TTATCTGGCCTACAGGAACTTCATGATTGACACGTACCGACTGAACCCACAGGAGTATCTGACCTCCACCGCCTGCCGCAGGAACCTGGCAGGAGATGTTTGTGCAATCATGAG GGTCCATGCCTTTCTGGAGCAGTGGGGTCTCATTAACTACCAGGTGGACTCTGAGAGCCGGCCCACACCCATGGGTCCTCCTCCCACCTCTCACTTTCACGTCCTGGCTGACACTCCATCCAGCCTGGTGCCCCTGCAGCCCAAGGCCTCTCAG ACGCCGAGCTCTCAGCAGAttatgtcattttctgaaaaagtAAAGGACAAGCCATCAGATCTGCAAAACTTTGGTCTGCGGACTGACATGTATAGCAAGAAAACTGGATGTGTTAAG AGCAAGAGTTCAGCGAGCTCCATGAGGGAGTGGACAGAGCAGGAAACACTACTTCTTCTTGAG GGCTTAGAGATGTACAAGGACGACTGGAACAAAGTGTCCGAACACGTCGGCAGTCGTACGCAGGACGAGTGTATCCTGCATTTCTTGAGGTTGCCCATTGAAGACCCCTATCTGGAGGAGAGCTCCTCAACACTGGGCCCGCTGGCCTACCAGCCGGTGCCTTTCAGTCAAGCAGGAAACCCCGTCATGAGCACCGTGGCCTTCCTCGCCTCTGTAGTCGACCCCCGCGTGGCGTCAGCAGCAGCCAAATCTGCTCTTG AGGAATTCTCTCGTATGAAGGAGGAGGTTCCCTCTGCTCTTGTCGAGGCTCATGTTCGTCGGGTGGAGGAGGCTGCGAGGGTCAGCGGTCGACAGGACCCTCTGTACGGCCTGGAGGGCAGTGGCATCGCAGGAACCGTCCTCGAAGAGGGAGAGAGACCTG AAGAAAGCAGTGATGAAAGTAAGAGTGATGGCCAATCAAATGAGGAGAAGAAAGAGCCCAAG GACAGTAAAGACGGAGCAGTAGAGGACGAAGAGAAGCAaacagaaaatggaaaaaagaaggaggaagaaagaggaagagaggCGGAGGCTGAGAGGGAGACGGACAAAACCGAGTCTGAGACAG GAGATGGAGAAAAGGAGAAGGATAGTAAAGAAGGGACAGATGAAGCACAGCGAGATGGAGAAAGTGACGGAGAGAGGAAGGCAAAGGTGGAGCGTGATGTTGGAGAGGGGAACCTGGCCACTGCTGCTGCGTCTGCTCTGGCAGCTGCTGCTGTCAAAGCCAAG CACTTGGCTGCAGTGGAAGAGAGGAAGATCAAATCTCTGGTGGCTCTGCTGGTGGAGACTCAAATGAAGAAGCTCGAGATTAAACTGCGACACTTTGAAGAACTGGAAACCATCATGGACCGTGAGCGGGAGGCT CTGGAGTACCAACGGCAGCAGCTGCTGGCTGACCGTCAGTCCTTCCACATGGAGCAGCTGAAGTACGCTGAGATGAGGGCCCGTCAGCAGCACTTCCAGCAGATCCAGCACCAGCAGCACAGCCAGGCAGGAGCACCCCACTCCAACCAGGCCCCCTCCGGCCCGACCGCTCAGGCCTCATCTGCAAATCAGCAGTCCTCCAGCACACCAGCAGCGCAGCCAGCCCCCAGCCCCGCACCACCAGCCTCGGCCCCAGCTCCAGAGTCCCAGCCTACTACAGGCGCTCACAGCTCGCCCTCCGGCCCCCCCGGCCAGGCCCCGTCTGCTCACTCCAGTTCCAGCACCACACCTGTCCACCATG AGTCCAATGCGTCGCTTCCTGGAGAGACGCTTCACCCctctgctcctgctgctgcgcCGCAGTGA